In the genome of Nymphaea colorata isolate Beijing-Zhang1983 chromosome 9, ASM883128v2, whole genome shotgun sequence, one region contains:
- the LOC116259966 gene encoding NAC domain-containing protein 100-like produces the protein MDAAGTSNFHSSAGDDLQGLPPGFRFHPTDEELVTHYLSPKVVDPGFQAGAIAEVDLNKCEPWELPRKAKMGEKEWYFFCMRDRKYPTGMRTNRATEAGYWKATGKDKEVYRGRNTLVGMKKTLVFYRGRAPKGEKTSWVMHEYRLEGKFSYYNLPKTSKDEWVVCRIFHKNSGIKRGAAGSDQLLRLNSFGDELDSCSLPPLLDSPCFPVVSPVADTDDDFKTLRASDPLLHMPRFFTTCLDGPGISQKVLESYPHLNQANPYMAAAGSTFSPTPQASAQPQNPLFINAQGLAKFNHQTRNSLEVAVGTLFPYYDLGSSDHETLIRTMEVANRQNLMTRQCKDERQGESPQREATYGRFSNQSMITASQDTGLSADVTPEISSVVSRNIQLGSSSRLHNDPDAAPSASGRPVDLECLWDY, from the exons ATGGACGCCGCTGGGACATCTAATTTTCATAGCAGTGCCGGAGATGACCTCCAAGGTTTGCCGCCTGGCTTTCGGTTCCATCCTACGGACGAAGAACTTGTGACCCATTACCTTTCCCCGAAGGTCGTCGATCCGGGGTTCCAGGCAGGAGCCATTGCAGAAGTTGATTTGAACAAGTGCGAACCATGGGAGCTTCCAC GGAAGGCCAAGATGGGAGAAAAGGAATGGTATTTCTTCTGCATGAGAGACAGGAAATACCCAACGGGCATGCGGACAAATAGAGCCACGGAGGCAGGATACTGGAAGGCCACGGGCAAGGATAAGGAGGTGTACAGAGGGAGAAACACACTGGTAGGAATGAAAAAGACTTTAGTTTTCTACAGAGGGAGAGCTCCCAAAGGAGAGAAGACCAGTTGGGTGATGCATGAATATCGGCTAGAGGGAAAATTCTCCTACTACAATCTCCCTAAAACATCCaag GACGAATGGGTTGTTTGCAggatttttcataaaaacagcgGGATTAAAAGAGGTGCAGCAGGATCCGATCAGTTGCTGAGATTGAATTCCTTTGGCGATGAATTGGACTCTTGCTCCTTGCCTCCGTTGCTGGACTCCCCTTGTTTCCCCGTTGTCTCGCCCGTTGCCGACACAGATGATGATTTTAAGACTTTGCGAGCCTCTGACCCTTTATTGCATATGCCCCGCTTCTTCACTACATGCTTGGATGGACCAGGCATTAGTCAAAAAGTTCTTGAGAGCTACCCTCATCTGAATCAAGCCAACCCTTACATGGCCGCTGCGGGCTCCACATTCTCCCCTACTCCCCAGGCATCCGCCCAACCTCAGAATCCACTTTTCATTAACGCTCAAGGCTTGGCAAagttcaatcatcaaacaaggaACAGTTTAGAAGTAGCAGTTGGAACGCTCTTTCCATACTACGACCTGGGCTCATCTGATCATGAGACGTTAATTAGGACCATGGAAGTCGCCAATCGGCAGAATTTAATGACAAGGCAGTGCAAAGACGAGCGGCAGGGAGAGTCCCCTCAGCGAGAAGCAACGTACGGCCGTTTCTCCAATCAATCCATGATCACAGCATCGCAGGACACGGGCTTGAGTGCAGACGTCACCCCCGAGATCTCCTCGGTTGTCTCCAGGAATATTCAGCTGGGCAGCAGTAGCAGATTACATAACGATCCAGATGCCGCACCTTCAGCTTCAGGTAGACCTGTCGACCTCGAATGCCTGTGGGACTACTAA